The Candidatus Buchananbacteria bacterium CG10_big_fil_rev_8_21_14_0_10_42_9 genomic interval ACTATATACTCACGAATTTTATCTAATTCTTTTTCGTTTCTAATAATCCGGTCATAATACCGCGATTGCCAAAATTGTTTACCAGGTGTATTTGATAGTTTATTTATTTTACGCGTAGAAAATGCTTTGAATGCACGTATCATTTCAGATAAAGATGTAGGGACAGATTTTAAATCTGTCCGGTTGTTGGTAATAAAAATAATTCCATGTACGCGGTTAGGCATAATGATAAATTCACCTAGAACGCAATTTAAATAATGGTTAGGCAAATCAAGCCAACATTCCAAAACAACCCTGGCAGTGTCGTTGTCCACGAATATTCCATTCTCTATTTTACCCAAGGTACAGAATCTATTTTGGGTGCATATTGTCACAAAGTAACCGCCTTCAGAAGAATAATCATAATATTGCA includes:
- a CDS encoding transposase — encoded protein: MIFKNRKNPRLQYYDYSSEGGYFVTICTQNRFCTLGKIENGIFVDNDTARVVLECWLDLPNHYLNCVLGEFIIMPNRVHGIIFITNNRTDLKSVPTSLSEMIRAFKAFSTRKINKLSNTPGKQFWQSRYYDRIIRNEKELDKIREYIVNNPLQWELDKNNPKNFRQI